A window of the Emys orbicularis isolate rEmyOrb1 chromosome 1, rEmyOrb1.hap1, whole genome shotgun sequence genome harbors these coding sequences:
- the ZYX gene encoding zyxin isoform X1, whose translation MASSGSPGTRMTSTVSINISTPTFYNPQKKFAPVVAPKPKVNPFRAGGAVPGNASELPLPQPSGAGAQRAQIGKVGEIPPAAAPLLAEELPLPPPPPPGEETVISPTCAFPPPPPPFEEPFPPAPEEVFPSPPPPMADEGLVTGVPAPQVRGKMNSIDMEIDSLSSMLDDMEKNDPFKSRVSPGSTAPLETPSAPKGHVEIMAAPKDPPTPASFPPKFTPKPSGGFTPKPSEVDVVPAPAPWAAPLQRRDPPATQSRALAPSVPLLPSAQPAPKFTPSPVASSPKFGSKPAAGASGVPTNSMRFTAPPPTQTRFTAPSAMGLAPRPQPPSFTYAQQRERPQVQEKPHPTGQPAAPRDMHRAPVGTGSEPPRGNSSLTMKEVEELEMLTQKLMKDMENPPHAEASTSELCGLCRRPLSRTQPAVRALDHLFHVECFTCFKCEKQLQGQQFYNVDEKPFCEDCYAGTLEKCSVCKQTITDRMLKATGNSYHPQCFTCVVCQTPLEGASFIVDQANQPHCVDDYHRKYAPRCSVCAEPIMPEPGKDETVRVVALEKNFHMKCYKCEDCERPLSIEADENGCFPLDGHVLCMKCHTTRAKAAC comes from the exons ATGGCATCCTCTGGTAGCCCGGGAACTCGTATGACTTCCACAGTCAGCATCAATATTTCCACTCCAACTTTCTACAACCCGCAGAAGAAGTTTGCTCCAGTGGTTGCCCCTAAGCCCAAAGtgaaccccttcagggctgggggtgctgtgcCTGGGAATGCCTCAGAGCTGCCACTGCCCCAGCCTTCTGGGGCTGGTGCCCAACGTGCTCAGATAGGGAAAGTGGGGGAGATCCCACCAGCTGCAGCACCTTTGCTTGCTGAAG AGCTGccactgccacctccaccccctccagGAGAGGAGACAGTCATCTCCCCAACCTgtgctttccccccacccccaccgccatTCGAAGAGCCCTTCCCCCCGGCCCCAGAAGAGgtttttccttctccccctccccccatggctgaCGAGGGGCTTGTGACTGGGGTGCCTGCCCCACAG GTGCGTGGGAAGATGAATAGCATTGATATGGAGATTGACTCGCTGTCCTCAATGCTGGATGACATGGAGAAGAATGATCCCTTCAAATCCCGG GTGTCTCCAGGATCCACAGCTCCCCTGGAAACACCTTCTGCCCCTAAAGGCCATGTAGAAATCATGGCTGCACCTAAAGATCCCCCAACTCCTGCTTCTTTCCCCCCCAAGTTCACCCCAAAACCCAGTGGAGGATTCACGCCAAAACCCTCTGAAGTGGATGTGGTCCCTGCACCAGCACCTTGGGCAGCCCCACTGCAGCGTAGAGACCCCCCAGCAACGCAGTCCAGAGCACTAGCCCCATCTGTGCCCCTTCTTCCCTCAGCCCAGCCTGCCCCTAAATTTACCCCATCCCCTGTTGCCAGCTCCCCCAAATTTGGATCCAAACCAGCTGCTGGTGCTTCTGGGGTCCCCACAAACTCCATGAGATTTACTGCCCCTCCCCCTACTCAGACCCGATTCACCGCCCCTTCAGCTATGGGCTTGGCCCCAAGGCCCCAGCCTCCCAGTTTCACCTATGCCCAGCAGCGGGAGAGACCTCAGGTGCAGGAGAAGCCACATCCCACAGGACAGCCTGCCGCCCCACGGGACATG CACAGGGCTCCTGTGGGCACTGGTTCAGAGCCCCCCAGGGGAAACTCCTCACTGACCATGAAAGAGGTGGAGGAGCTGGAGATGCTGACCCAGAAGCTCATGAAGGATATGGAGAACCCACCCCATGCAGAAGCCTCCACTTCTG AGCTGTGCGGCCTCTGCCGGAGGCCCCTGTCCCGAACTCAGCCAGCTGTGCGTGCTCTTGACCATCTCTTCCACGTGGAGTGCTTCACCTGCTTCAAGTGTGAGaagcagctgcaggggcagcagttCTACAATGTGGACGAGAAGCCCTTCTGTGAGGACTGTTATGCT GGTACCCTGGAGAAGTGCAGTGTCTGCAAACAGACCATCACAGACCGGATGCTGAAGGCCACAGGCAACTCGTACCATCCCCAGTGCTTCACCTGTGTGGTGTGCCAGACCCCACTCGAGGGGGCATCTTTCATTGTGGACCAGGCCAATCAGCCCCACTGTGTGGATGACTATCACAG GAAGTATGCCCCCCGCTGCTCAGTCTGTGCTGAGCCCATCATGCCAGAGCCTGGAAAGGATGAGACGGTACGTGTGGTGGCCTTGGAGAAGAACTTCCACATGAAGTGCTACAAGTGTGAG GACTGTGAGAGGCCCTTGTCTATTGAGGCAGATGAGAACGGCTGCTTCCCCCTGGATGGTCACGTACTGTGTATGAAGTGTCACACCACTCGTGCCAAAGCTGCGTGCTGA
- the ZYX gene encoding zyxin isoform X2 — MNSIDMEIDSLSSMLDDMEKNDPFKSRVSPGSTAPLETPSAPKGHVEIMAAPKDPPTPASFPPKFTPKPSGGFTPKPSEVDVVPAPAPWAAPLQRRDPPATQSRALAPSVPLLPSAQPAPKFTPSPVASSPKFGSKPAAGASGVPTNSMRFTAPPPTQTRFTAPSAMGLAPRPQPPSFTYAQQRERPQVQEKPHPTGQPAAPRDMHRAPVGTGSEPPRGNSSLTMKEVEELEMLTQKLMKDMENPPHAEASTSELCGLCRRPLSRTQPAVRALDHLFHVECFTCFKCEKQLQGQQFYNVDEKPFCEDCYAGTLEKCSVCKQTITDRMLKATGNSYHPQCFTCVVCQTPLEGASFIVDQANQPHCVDDYHRKYAPRCSVCAEPIMPEPGKDETVRVVALEKNFHMKCYKCEDCERPLSIEADENGCFPLDGHVLCMKCHTTRAKAAC, encoded by the exons ATGAATAGCATTGATATGGAGATTGACTCGCTGTCCTCAATGCTGGATGACATGGAGAAGAATGATCCCTTCAAATCCCGG GTGTCTCCAGGATCCACAGCTCCCCTGGAAACACCTTCTGCCCCTAAAGGCCATGTAGAAATCATGGCTGCACCTAAAGATCCCCCAACTCCTGCTTCTTTCCCCCCCAAGTTCACCCCAAAACCCAGTGGAGGATTCACGCCAAAACCCTCTGAAGTGGATGTGGTCCCTGCACCAGCACCTTGGGCAGCCCCACTGCAGCGTAGAGACCCCCCAGCAACGCAGTCCAGAGCACTAGCCCCATCTGTGCCCCTTCTTCCCTCAGCCCAGCCTGCCCCTAAATTTACCCCATCCCCTGTTGCCAGCTCCCCCAAATTTGGATCCAAACCAGCTGCTGGTGCTTCTGGGGTCCCCACAAACTCCATGAGATTTACTGCCCCTCCCCCTACTCAGACCCGATTCACCGCCCCTTCAGCTATGGGCTTGGCCCCAAGGCCCCAGCCTCCCAGTTTCACCTATGCCCAGCAGCGGGAGAGACCTCAGGTGCAGGAGAAGCCACATCCCACAGGACAGCCTGCCGCCCCACGGGACATG CACAGGGCTCCTGTGGGCACTGGTTCAGAGCCCCCCAGGGGAAACTCCTCACTGACCATGAAAGAGGTGGAGGAGCTGGAGATGCTGACCCAGAAGCTCATGAAGGATATGGAGAACCCACCCCATGCAGAAGCCTCCACTTCTG AGCTGTGCGGCCTCTGCCGGAGGCCCCTGTCCCGAACTCAGCCAGCTGTGCGTGCTCTTGACCATCTCTTCCACGTGGAGTGCTTCACCTGCTTCAAGTGTGAGaagcagctgcaggggcagcagttCTACAATGTGGACGAGAAGCCCTTCTGTGAGGACTGTTATGCT GGTACCCTGGAGAAGTGCAGTGTCTGCAAACAGACCATCACAGACCGGATGCTGAAGGCCACAGGCAACTCGTACCATCCCCAGTGCTTCACCTGTGTGGTGTGCCAGACCCCACTCGAGGGGGCATCTTTCATTGTGGACCAGGCCAATCAGCCCCACTGTGTGGATGACTATCACAG GAAGTATGCCCCCCGCTGCTCAGTCTGTGCTGAGCCCATCATGCCAGAGCCTGGAAAGGATGAGACGGTACGTGTGGTGGCCTTGGAGAAGAACTTCCACATGAAGTGCTACAAGTGTGAG GACTGTGAGAGGCCCTTGTCTATTGAGGCAGATGAGAACGGCTGCTTCCCCCTGGATGGTCACGTACTGTGTATGAAGTGTCACACCACTCGTGCCAAAGCTGCGTGCTGA